Proteins encoded in a region of the Longimicrobium sp. genome:
- a CDS encoding PQQ-binding-like beta-propeller repeat protein produces MVEIFRTPVRAEFPPVRPGLDADRIYADYDGGGPIVALSRTTGTEVWRYERPFGGPKNVSVHAGRVLFAGSNAIALDAESGRELWRFDPGGIAGLGVTAAHADGFYFGTDRFIFGLSVQDGSLLWRTEIGPGWQYRGIVRGVSVSGDTVYANVEQYLAENGHLAVGHIFALDRRTGAVLWKFTEGNGTDRHWFMNQPVVAGGWILLSDFEKNVYVALDRITGEARWRTPGDPDRYFGALDPPKVSGDTVYTSSADRWVTAMDLRTGAVFWKTRLMASVDGIALCGSRILAHDGGLYVLDRGTGKLLKSIVEDTPGYSTLMISKFASDGRHAYVLGNRFVYGYRCPE; encoded by the coding sequence GTGGTAGAAATTTTCCGGACGCCGGTCAGGGCGGAGTTCCCGCCGGTTCGACCGGGGCTGGACGCCGACCGCATTTACGCCGACTACGACGGGGGAGGGCCAATCGTTGCGCTGAGCCGCACGACGGGCACGGAGGTGTGGCGCTACGAGCGCCCGTTCGGTGGGCCCAAGAACGTGTCCGTACATGCGGGACGAGTGCTGTTCGCGGGCTCGAACGCCATCGCGCTGGATGCGGAATCCGGACGAGAACTGTGGCGCTTCGATCCGGGCGGCATCGCCGGCCTCGGGGTGACTGCGGCGCACGCGGACGGCTTCTACTTTGGTACCGACCGCTTCATCTTCGGATTGTCCGTGCAGGATGGTTCGCTGCTCTGGCGCACCGAAATCGGGCCAGGATGGCAGTACCGGGGCATCGTCCGCGGCGTCTCAGTCTCCGGTGACACCGTGTACGCGAACGTGGAGCAGTACCTGGCGGAGAACGGCCACCTGGCCGTGGGTCACATCTTTGCTCTGGACCGCCGCACGGGCGCCGTCCTCTGGAAATTCACCGAAGGGAACGGTACCGACCGGCATTGGTTCATGAATCAGCCGGTTGTCGCGGGGGGGTGGATTCTTCTCAGCGATTTTGAGAAGAACGTCTATGTAGCGCTGGACCGCATTACGGGTGAGGCCCGCTGGCGGACGCCGGGTGATCCCGATCGGTATTTCGGTGCGCTCGACCCGCCGAAGGTATCGGGTGACACCGTCTACACGTCATCGGCGGATCGCTGGGTAACGGCCATGGATCTGCGGACGGGCGCGGTGTTCTGGAAGACACGGCTGATGGCCAGCGTGGACGGCATTGCGCTGTGCGGCAGCCGGATTCTGGCGCACGACGGTGGGTTGTACGTCCTGGACCGCGGCACCGGGAAGCTGCTGAAGAGCATTGTTGAGGACACTCCGGGATACAGTACGCTGATGATCAGCAAGTTCGCCTCGGACGGCAGGCACGCGTACGTTTTGGGGAACCGCTTCGTGTACGGCTACCGCTGCCCTGAATGA
- a CDS encoding esterase/lipase family protein has product SVLAVGHERAFSTSTFKRLDEQATELEAEVNSTGHGRNIVVGHSQGGLIARRFAQRRNDLVHGVITMGTPHRGALVADVGPDLVSEYVSDAVEGDCFGSFMCDIIAQITARRIAGEITYGVAGTLVPVIQDVRTNSDFVNQLNSTYEPFLRASIEVDAGNRWSLMRIVGDANTHRGRLLNGGRPDGQAYVRTTERVYRAGIFLQDLAMFLRWQAYPYGGGVGCGYSGYRTYWPPCYDNYYGNYWHTSSYWNNLASILFNIGNFVSSTLERIDDTWNYITNRNYERSDGFVQFSSQQYPAGPGTYTPARFIIRPPEADSHTGETASPASLIRIRAAMETMGVVQR; this is encoded by the coding sequence CATCAGTACTCGCGGTCGGCCACGAGCGTGCCTTCAGTACGTCGACCTTCAAGCGGCTGGACGAGCAGGCGACCGAACTCGAGGCGGAGGTGAACTCCACCGGGCATGGCAGGAACATCGTCGTCGGGCACAGCCAGGGTGGCCTGATCGCACGCCGGTTCGCGCAACGGCGCAACGACCTGGTGCACGGAGTGATCACGATGGGTACGCCGCACCGGGGAGCGCTGGTGGCGGATGTCGGCCCGGACCTGGTGTCCGAGTACGTCAGCGACGCCGTCGAGGGTGACTGCTTCGGTTCTTTCATGTGCGACATTATCGCCCAGATTACGGCTCGCCGGATCGCGGGGGAGATCACCTACGGTGTCGCGGGGACGCTGGTCCCCGTGATCCAGGACGTGCGGACGAATTCCGACTTCGTCAACCAGCTGAATTCGACCTACGAGCCGTTCCTGCGCGCGAGCATCGAGGTCGACGCGGGAAACCGCTGGTCGCTGATGCGGATTGTGGGAGACGCGAACACGCATCGCGGGCGCCTGCTGAACGGCGGCCGCCCTGACGGGCAGGCGTACGTGCGCACGACGGAACGAGTGTACCGCGCGGGCATCTTCCTGCAGGATCTCGCCATGTTCCTCAGGTGGCAGGCGTATCCGTACGGCGGCGGGGTCGGGTGCGGTTATTCCGGATACCGGACCTATTGGCCCCCGTGCTACGACAACTACTACGGGAATTATTGGCACACGTCTTCGTACTGGAACAACTTGGCCTCCATTCTGTTCAACATCGGCAACTTCGTGTCCTCGACGCTGGAGCGTATCGACGACACGTGGAACTACATCACGAACCGCAACTACGAGCGCTCGGACGGGTTCGTCCAGTTCTCGTCTCAGCAGTACCCGGCCGGCCCTGGGACTTACACCCCCGCCCGGTTCATCATCCGGCCCCCGGAGGCGGACAGCCACACGGGCGAGACGGCCAGCCCCGCGTCGCTGATTCGGATTAGAGCCGCCATGGAAACCATGGGCGTGGTGCAGCGGTGA